One part of the Tenacibaculum sp. 190130A14a genome encodes these proteins:
- the moaA gene encoding GTP 3',8-cyclase MoaA: MHGLIDSFGRQINYVRLAVTDRCNLRCQYCMPAKGIDIVPRKELLSYKEMYRIVRVLTELGVTKVRLTGGEPFARRDFMNFLEMLSYNDLLEDINITTNGALVSKHIKTLESLEKVKNINLSIDSLHPDKFTKITRRDVFSEVYEAFELLEKSSLNLKLNVVVQSNFNTNEINDFVRLTKEKDIAVRFIEEMPFNGKGQRDIQENWNFKRILHEIQSEYDITELISEKSSTSRNYQVDGFKGNIGIIPAFTRTICNDCNRIRVTATGTFKNCLFDDGVFNLRDFIRDGASNDDLKELFLKLVKEKPENGFIAEANRKGNVSESMSTIGG, from the coding sequence ATGCATGGACTTATAGATAGTTTTGGTAGACAGATTAATTATGTGCGATTGGCAGTTACCGATCGTTGCAATCTTCGTTGCCAATATTGTATGCCTGCAAAGGGTATTGATATTGTTCCTAGAAAGGAACTATTGAGCTATAAAGAAATGTACCGCATTGTTCGAGTACTTACAGAACTTGGTGTTACCAAAGTAAGACTTACAGGAGGAGAACCTTTTGCTCGTAGAGATTTTATGAACTTTTTAGAAATGTTATCATACAATGATCTTCTAGAAGACATAAACATCACTACCAACGGTGCCTTAGTTAGCAAACATATAAAAACGCTGGAAAGTCTTGAAAAGGTTAAAAACATTAACCTAAGTATAGATAGTTTACACCCAGATAAGTTTACCAAAATTACTCGTAGAGATGTTTTTAGTGAAGTTTATGAAGCTTTTGAGTTATTAGAAAAAAGTTCGTTAAACTTGAAGTTAAATGTGGTAGTACAATCGAATTTTAACACCAATGAAATTAATGACTTTGTACGTTTAACTAAGGAAAAAGATATTGCCGTTCGTTTTATTGAAGAAATGCCTTTTAATGGTAAAGGGCAACGTGACATTCAAGAAAACTGGAACTTTAAACGTATTCTACATGAAATTCAATCGGAATATGATATTACAGAATTGATTTCTGAAAAATCATCTACTTCTAGAAACTATCAAGTAGATGGTTTCAAAGGAAATATTGGAATCATCCCTGCATTTACAAGAACCATTTGTAACGATTGTAATCGTATTCGAGTAACGGCAACAGGAACATTTAAAAATTGTTTGTTTGATGATGGAGTATTCAATCTTCGTGATTTTATTAGAGACGGGGCAAGCAATGATGATTTGAAAGAGTTGTTTTTAAAGCTCGTTAAAGAAAAACCTGAAAATGGTTTTATTGCTGAGGCTAATAGAAAAGGAAATGTTTCTGAAAGTATGAGTACTATTGGAGGATAG
- a CDS encoding MutS-related protein has protein sequence MQKPVDFYKSQLIELNIQHTEVSKKILRIRALRFLVFITSALGIYYTFHIPNVPIVIALLGIIAFIFLVMQHQKLKDKRKIIITKKNINTTEIAVLNGSYHDLDIGKEFINPQHFFSNDIDLFGKGSFFQFINRTVTKDGKKELAATIVSNQTAFIFEKQEALKELSSKVKWRQHFSALESLVTAKRDTATIVEWIQNYTSKIPKHLSIITKLFPIVSIAFITLLVFKTISFSILLGWFFVGLAITGSALKATQKLYTDANNAKDIFKQYYLLLEQIENQQFSSSILQNKQQDITSENEKASSIFKKFSKILDAFDQRNNILIAVVGNGLFLWDIQNALKTEQWIAQYKNVVKQWFKTVSYFDAQNSLANFVYNHPTYSFPKIQDETAVITAKNLGHPLLNRTKRIDNDFRISNNQFFIVTGANMAGKSTFLRTISLSIVMANCGLPVCAESYNYTPVKLITSMRTSDSLTDDESYFYSELKRLKFIVDKLTNDNYFIVLDEILKGTNSKDKALGSKKFIEKLSKSTSTGIIATHDVSLCELANEYAPQIENHYFDAEIVNNELFFDYKMKQGICKNMNASFLLKKMEIV, from the coding sequence TTCCAAATGTTCCTATTGTAATTGCACTCTTAGGAATAATAGCTTTTATTTTTCTAGTAATGCAACACCAAAAACTAAAAGATAAACGAAAAATAATAATTACCAAAAAAAACATAAACACTACAGAAATAGCTGTATTAAACGGAAGTTATCACGATTTAGACATAGGTAAAGAGTTTATAAATCCACAACATTTTTTTAGCAACGACATTGATTTGTTTGGAAAAGGGTCTTTCTTTCAATTTATAAACAGAACCGTAACTAAAGATGGTAAAAAAGAGCTTGCCGCAACTATAGTTAGCAATCAGACTGCTTTTATTTTTGAAAAGCAAGAAGCACTGAAAGAACTTTCTTCTAAAGTTAAATGGCGACAACATTTTTCTGCATTAGAAAGCTTGGTTACAGCCAAAAGAGACACAGCAACAATTGTTGAATGGATTCAAAATTACACTTCTAAAATACCAAAACATCTTTCAATTATAACCAAACTATTTCCAATAGTATCTATTGCATTCATTACACTTTTGGTTTTTAAAACAATTAGTTTTTCAATACTATTAGGATGGTTTTTTGTTGGTTTAGCAATAACGGGTTCTGCATTAAAAGCAACCCAAAAACTATATACAGATGCTAACAACGCTAAAGATATTTTTAAACAGTATTACTTATTATTAGAACAAATAGAAAACCAACAATTTTCATCAAGTATACTTCAAAACAAACAACAAGATATTACTTCTGAAAATGAGAAAGCCTCAAGTATTTTTAAAAAATTCTCTAAAATATTAGATGCTTTTGATCAACGAAACAATATATTAATTGCTGTTGTTGGAAATGGCTTATTTTTATGGGATATTCAAAATGCTCTTAAAACAGAACAATGGATTGCCCAATATAAAAATGTAGTTAAGCAATGGTTTAAAACAGTAAGTTATTTTGATGCGCAAAACTCTCTAGCTAACTTTGTTTACAATCATCCTACATATTCTTTTCCAAAAATTCAAGATGAAACAGCTGTTATTACAGCAAAAAACCTTGGACATCCATTGTTAAATCGTACCAAAAGAATTGATAATGATTTTCGTATTTCTAACAATCAGTTTTTTATTGTTACTGGAGCTAATATGGCGGGAAAAAGTACTTTTTTAAGAACTATTTCATTGTCTATAGTTATGGCAAACTGTGGACTTCCTGTTTGTGCAGAAAGTTACAACTATACTCCCGTAAAGCTTATAACAAGCATGCGTACATCAGATTCTTTAACAGATGATGAATCGTACTTTTATTCTGAATTAAAGCGTTTAAAATTTATTGTAGACAAACTAACCAACGATAATTATTTTATTGTTTTAGATGAGATTTTAAAAGGAACAAATAGTAAAGATAAAGCCTTAGGTTCGAAAAAGTTTATTGAAAAATTGAGCAAGTCAACCTCAACAGGAATTATTGCCACTCATGATGTAAGCTTATGTGAATTAGCAAATGAATATGCTCCTCAAATAGAAAACCACTATTTCGATGCAGAAATTGTGAACAACGAATTGTTTTTTGATTATAAAATGAAACAAGGAATTTGTAAAAACATGAATGCTTCCTTTCTACTGAAAAAAATGGAAATTGTATAA